The bacterium genome contains a region encoding:
- a CDS encoding ABC transporter ATP-binding protein, which produces MKIHHRNIRFRPPRREYESAAGHMDLYFRFVRDYVWPYRRILLAISIWWIVNAWTPFLMAWYGRVVVDSILVVTSTPDVNSPSVSPQNTSPIQDDRRPEVSAPSGGLTRDRGPELSVRPAGAMRMLGILFGVYLLTLILSNIGCRMEARARIRISQGLTARLREDLHQKVMRLSLAYHKSHAPGRLMSRILSDVGEVQDQLYMTFLTFLSALTAITTGLVILFMLDWRFGAIALLTLPAYMITYRRSRHVLKEVNSELRHTNSWMYALASQKLDSMRAIQSYGRERHEDLNYHRLSACFLRDTMLQQHTAASLGALCTVIAAIGTGSLFLYGTSRVLAGEMSLGTLMYANGVTAVLFGPVIMLSQLNVTLSKLLVVLQRLVQVLDEKETIAEAPDSLEFPSPLKRGITLLNSHFRHEQQIEPVLEDITLHIPAGSWMCLMGPSGCGKSTLLHLLGRLYEPVTGEIYYDHVPLDRIRSEDLHKRVVLVPQEPQIFGGSIRDNICYGNPDASPRDIIAAAQAAEIHDHIMGLPVKYETLIGEKGMTLSGGQRQRITLARALLSQPDVLLLDDCMSALDAETERRIQATLVKILKGRTAVIVSQRASMAMRCQRICVLDGGVVAETGTHDELSKGNGFYARLYRQQTR; this is translated from the coding sequence ATGAAGATACACCATCGCAACATCCGCTTCCGCCCGCCCCGCCGTGAGTATGAATCGGCCGCCGGCCACATGGATCTCTATTTTCGTTTCGTGCGGGACTACGTCTGGCCCTACAGGCGGATTTTATTGGCGATCTCCATTTGGTGGATTGTCAATGCCTGGACGCCATTCCTGATGGCCTGGTATGGCCGGGTAGTCGTGGATTCCATTCTGGTCGTTACCTCCACGCCGGACGTGAACTCCCCCTCCGTCTCGCCCCAGAACACCTCACCGATTCAAGACGATCGCCGACCTGAGGTATCCGCGCCATCCGGAGGGCTGACCAGGGATCGCGGCCCCGAACTGAGCGTCCGCCCTGCAGGGGCCATGCGTATGCTGGGCATCCTGTTTGGGGTCTACCTGCTCACCCTGATCCTTTCCAATATCGGCTGCCGGATGGAGGCCCGCGCCCGGATTCGGATCAGTCAGGGACTTACCGCCCGACTCCGGGAAGATCTCCACCAGAAGGTGATGAGGCTTTCCCTCGCCTACCACAAATCGCACGCCCCGGGCCGGCTTATGTCACGAATCTTGTCGGATGTCGGTGAGGTGCAAGATCAATTATATATGACCTTCCTGACCTTTCTCAGCGCCCTCACCGCCATTACAACAGGGCTGGTGATCCTGTTCATGCTCGATTGGCGTTTTGGAGCCATCGCGCTGCTCACCCTGCCCGCCTACATGATAACCTACCGCCGCTCACGGCACGTGCTTAAAGAGGTTAACTCGGAACTCCGCCACACCAACTCATGGATGTATGCGCTGGCTTCGCAGAAACTCGATAGTATGCGGGCCATCCAATCCTATGGCCGGGAACGACATGAGGACCTGAATTATCATCGTTTATCCGCCTGCTTCCTTCGCGACACCATGCTCCAGCAACATACCGCGGCCAGCTTGGGCGCCCTGTGCACGGTTATTGCAGCCATTGGAACAGGCAGTTTATTCCTCTATGGCACCTCACGCGTCCTGGCGGGCGAGATGTCCCTCGGAACGTTGATGTATGCGAACGGGGTGACCGCAGTACTCTTCGGCCCGGTGATCATGCTGAGCCAGCTTAACGTAACCCTGTCCAAACTGCTGGTCGTGCTGCAACGCCTGGTACAGGTGCTGGATGAAAAAGAAACCATCGCTGAAGCACCTGATTCACTGGAGTTCCCGTCCCCTCTCAAACGCGGCATTACCCTGCTCAACTCCCATTTCCGTCACGAACAGCAAATCGAACCGGTACTGGAGGACATCACCCTGCATATTCCGGCGGGCTCCTGGATGTGCTTGATGGGCCCCAGTGGCTGCGGCAAGAGCACGCTGCTCCACCTGCTCGGACGCCTCTACGAACCGGTGACAGGGGAGATCTACTATGACCATGTCCCCCTCGACCGGATTCGATCTGAAGACCTTCACAAGCGCGTCGTACTCGTACCCCAGGAGCCCCAGATCTTTGGCGGTTCTATCCGGGACAACATCTGTTACGGCAATCCTGACGCCAGCCCGCGCGACATCATCGCCGCCGCACAGGCTGCCGAAATACACGACCATATTATGGGGCTACCGGTGAAATACGAGACCTTGATCGGCGAGAAGGGAATGACCCTCTCCGGCGGGCAGAGGCAACGCATCACCCTCGCCCGGGCGTTACTCTCACAGCCCGATGTCCTGCTGCTCGATGACTGCATGTCGGCGTTGGATGCCGAAACGGAACGCCGAATCCAGGCCACACTGGTGAAAATCCTGAAAGGCCGTACCGCTGTGATCGTGTCCCAACGCGCGTCCATGGCTATGCGTTGCCAGCGAATTTGCGTACTCGACGGCGGCGTGGTCGCCGAAACCGGCACCCATGATGAACTGTCAAAAGGGAACGGTTTCTATGCCCGCCTGTATCGCCAGCAGACCCGGTAA
- a CDS encoding helix-turn-helix transcriptional regulator — protein sequence MDSISKLMPEEIAVKLGAKAKALRLSAGWKRVTFAERAGVSEASLKRFEQTGQASLELVLRVAMSLGRLSEFEGLLEPPPARSIDELDQQLKRPLPKRGLR from the coding sequence ATGGATTCAATATCAAAACTGATGCCAGAAGAGATCGCGGTGAAATTGGGAGCCAAGGCGAAGGCGTTGAGGTTGTCTGCCGGGTGGAAGCGTGTGACGTTCGCGGAACGGGCTGGTGTCTCCGAAGCGTCATTGAAAAGGTTTGAGCAAACTGGGCAGGCTTCGCTGGAACTTGTCCTGCGGGTCGCAATGTCTCTGGGGCGCCTGAGTGAGTTTGAAGGGCTGCTGGAGCCGCCTCCGGCTCGGAGTATTGACGAGCTGGATCAGCAGCTGAAGCGTCCTCTGCCAAAGCGGGGGCTGCGATGA
- a CDS encoding TolC family protein translates to MISKVHYIVGILLVAVPPLLAEGTNTLTLPQVIAESWANNAQLQSLKQKTGAMEARSQQAGALANPLLTYRGMDSANGGKWPNTDEKRIEIEQTFPWPGKRGLTQVMTAKAADAAKFEVAATTLDVEMLAAEAFYGLSVAQQSLEIIRAEEALLRRIETLTTLRYTTGADGQQDVLKAQTEITMLKQKEIELEARELTLKNKLNTIMNRPVKTVIGRVKGPPEQSVSADEGEQISIKALVHRPELQLAQARIERAQAERAYMGKESLPDYKVGLEYRSMPGDDQAMFMVGIELPIWRSKIRAGIRGANRMVESEQAAREAAERQVMQEVQDALTQIQAAQRTLELTRKELIPQAELRFSASEAGYRSGGKADFMDLLESERFLLNARVMAVMAEAELGMQWARLARAVGVSVLEVLK, encoded by the coding sequence GTGATTTCGAAAGTCCATTATATCGTGGGTATATTGCTTGTGGCGGTCCCACCTCTATTGGCTGAGGGAACCAATACGCTGACTCTCCCGCAGGTCATTGCTGAATCATGGGCTAACAATGCCCAGCTTCAGTCGCTGAAACAAAAAACAGGCGCCATGGAAGCGCGTTCGCAGCAGGCTGGTGCTCTTGCCAATCCCCTGTTGACCTATCGTGGCATGGATTCTGCCAATGGGGGGAAGTGGCCAAATACGGATGAGAAGCGGATCGAAATCGAGCAGACATTCCCGTGGCCTGGTAAGCGGGGATTGACGCAGGTGATGACGGCGAAAGCGGCCGATGCCGCGAAATTTGAGGTGGCCGCGACAACCCTTGATGTGGAGATGCTGGCTGCTGAAGCCTTTTACGGGTTAAGTGTGGCGCAGCAATCCCTTGAAATTATCCGGGCGGAGGAAGCGTTGTTGCGCCGTATCGAAACTCTCACCACGCTCCGTTACACGACAGGGGCAGACGGGCAGCAGGACGTATTAAAAGCACAAACCGAAATCACCATGCTCAAGCAGAAGGAGATTGAGCTTGAGGCGCGGGAACTTACCCTCAAGAATAAACTCAATACCATAATGAATCGGCCTGTCAAAACCGTGATAGGCCGGGTTAAAGGTCCGCCTGAACAATCTGTTTCCGCGGATGAGGGTGAGCAAATTTCCATCAAGGCACTCGTGCATCGGCCTGAACTCCAACTGGCTCAGGCTCGGATTGAACGTGCCCAGGCCGAACGCGCCTATATGGGAAAAGAGAGCCTGCCTGATTATAAGGTTGGGTTGGAGTACCGGAGTATGCCCGGAGATGATCAGGCGATGTTTATGGTGGGCATTGAGTTGCCTATTTGGCGGAGTAAGATTAGGGCCGGGATACGCGGCGCCAACCGCATGGTTGAGTCGGAGCAGGCGGCGCGCGAAGCGGCAGAGCGGCAGGTGATGCAGGAGGTTCAAGACGCCTTGACGCAAATCCAGGCGGCACAACGGACGTTGGAGCTCACCCGCAAGGAATTGATTCCACAAGCGGAATTACGGTTTTCCGCCAGCGAGGCGGGTTATCGCAGTGGGGGTAAGGCGGATTTCATGGATCTTCTGGAAAGCGAACGGTTTCTGTTGAATGCGCGTGTGATGGCGGTCATGGCTGAAGCTGAATTGGGGATGCAATGGGCCCGCTTGGCTCGTGCCGTGGGAGTAAGTGTGCTGGAGGTGCTAAAATGA
- a CDS encoding YHS domain-containing protein, translating into MKALLLVGVILASAAMAFAEPTNAVAVKAQTTCPVMGGAVNHKVFADYQGQRIYFCCNGCPAAFKKDPEKYMKKFKNEGVALEKVK; encoded by the coding sequence ATGAAAGCATTGCTATTAGTGGGTGTGATATTGGCGTCGGCAGCAATGGCGTTTGCTGAACCAACCAATGCGGTAGCGGTTAAAGCGCAAACCACCTGTCCCGTGATGGGCGGCGCTGTGAATCATAAGGTATTCGCCGATTATCAGGGGCAGCGGATTTACTTCTGCTGCAACGGTTGCCCTGCGGCCTTTAAGAAGGATCCCGAGAAATATATGAAAAAATTCAAGAATGAAGGGGTTGCGTTGGAGAAGGTTAAATAG
- a CDS encoding sigma-70 family RNA polymerase sigma factor — MTDRHDIDRDLVDRVREGDHAAYSQLMDYYQGSILNFVYRLVGSREEAEDIAQDVFVRAYQKLDSFTFRTSRDRFSTWLYQLARNAAIDVLRRRQRRPVQSLDEFPLLGPVAVGNPALDTGDRERERAISAAFAELPEDQRTALVLSVYEGQSYADIAVIMKASVKSVESRIYRARQSMRQQLAAFLAK; from the coding sequence ATGACCGACCGGCATGACATAGACCGTGATTTGGTGGACAGAGTCCGCGAGGGTGACCATGCCGCATATTCGCAGCTCATGGATTATTATCAGGGATCTATTCTTAATTTCGTTTACCGATTGGTAGGGAGCCGGGAAGAGGCTGAAGATATCGCCCAGGATGTCTTCGTTCGTGCCTATCAAAAGCTTGACTCATTTACCTTTCGCACGTCACGCGACCGTTTTTCGACCTGGCTGTATCAATTGGCCCGCAATGCAGCGATTGATGTTTTGCGACGGCGCCAGCGTCGACCGGTTCAGTCGCTTGATGAATTCCCGCTGCTGGGGCCCGTTGCCGTGGGTAATCCGGCGCTGGACACCGGCGACAGGGAGCGGGAGCGGGCGATTTCCGCGGCCTTTGCCGAACTCCCTGAAGATCAACGCACAGCATTGGTGCTTTCGGTTTATGAAGGGCAATCCTATGCCGATATCGCCGTGATTATGAAGGCCTCGGTTAAATCAGTGGAATCACGGATATACCGGGCCCGTCAGTCCATGCGTCAGCAATTGGCCGCTTTTCTTGCGAAATAA
- a CDS encoding efflux RND transporter periplasmic adaptor subunit produces MKIQTTRVIVLCVLGMGLMTVPLGCRDHATSHGVAKAVKYICPMHPTVVSDRPGECPICGMDLVQAEQASTASESGPPAGQVPGLVAIAITPEARQRMGLALETIGVRPLVRTLRTSARIVTDETRQARVTTKVEGWVESLAVGFIGQVVRKGDPLLTIYSPDLLSAQEEFLIAVKAKAMATNGGGDALLAAARRRLQLWDITEEQIALLEKRGEPVKAMTLTAPTSGRVTEKNVLAGQKIMPGESLLVVSDFSTVWGEADVYESDLPFVHEGMPLEISLPFWQGKIFNGTISFVAPTLDPVSRTVKARLVIPNPELLLKPEMYAEARLSYSLGERLAIPEAAVMRTGEHSYTFREGADGALHPVEVGLGARVEGFYEVLSGLKVGDRVVTAANFLVDSESSMRAALESVSRK; encoded by the coding sequence ATGAAAATTCAAACCACGCGGGTGATCGTATTGTGTGTTTTGGGAATGGGACTCATGACGGTACCGTTGGGATGTCGGGATCACGCCACATCGCACGGGGTTGCCAAGGCCGTGAAGTATATTTGCCCCATGCACCCCACCGTGGTGTCTGACAGGCCCGGGGAATGCCCGATCTGCGGGATGGATCTGGTGCAGGCGGAACAGGCGAGTACAGCTTCTGAATCAGGGCCACCTGCGGGGCAAGTCCCTGGGTTGGTAGCGATAGCCATTACGCCTGAGGCGCGGCAGCGGATGGGGCTCGCTTTGGAAACCATCGGGGTGCGCCCGCTTGTTCGAACGCTACGGACGTCGGCGCGAATTGTAACGGATGAGACGCGACAGGCGCGTGTAACAACCAAGGTTGAAGGTTGGGTGGAGTCGCTTGCTGTTGGATTCATCGGGCAGGTCGTCAGAAAGGGAGATCCGCTGCTTACGATCTACAGCCCCGATTTATTATCGGCACAGGAGGAGTTCTTGATCGCGGTTAAGGCTAAAGCGATGGCTACCAATGGCGGCGGGGATGCCTTATTGGCGGCTGCCCGGCGGCGACTTCAGCTATGGGATATCACGGAGGAGCAAATTGCGTTGTTGGAGAAACGGGGTGAACCAGTGAAGGCCATGACACTCACTGCGCCCACTTCGGGGAGAGTGACGGAAAAGAACGTTCTCGCAGGCCAGAAAATCATGCCCGGTGAATCCCTGCTGGTGGTAAGTGATTTTTCAACGGTTTGGGGTGAGGCCGATGTCTATGAGTCCGATCTGCCATTTGTGCATGAGGGGATGCCGCTGGAAATCTCGCTCCCTTTCTGGCAGGGGAAAATCTTTAACGGCACCATCAGTTTTGTGGCACCAACCCTTGATCCGGTGAGCCGGACAGTAAAAGCACGGTTGGTGATTCCCAATCCTGAGTTGCTCCTCAAGCCTGAGATGTATGCGGAAGCCAGACTCTCCTATTCCCTGGGTGAGCGACTCGCTATTCCGGAGGCTGCGGTGATGCGGACCGGTGAACATAGTTATACATTCCGGGAGGGGGCCGATGGGGCATTGCATCCCGTCGAAGTGGGACTCGGAGCGAGGGTGGAGGGGTTCTATGAGGTTCTTTCGGGCCTCAAGGTTGGCGATCGGGTGGTTACGGCCGCAAATTTCCTGGTGGATTCAGAGTCCTCCATGCGGGCCGCCCTGGAGTCAGTTTCTAGGAAATAA
- a CDS encoding Spy/CpxP family protein refolding chaperone — protein sequence MNYKRLSILLAGVLVALSAMLAVRAYGPRPMSSIESLRDIRWLKESLQLTPVQEADIQRIHQDLAKTLSTCCMKHCQARDAFMESLFAATNGLERSQSLIDEMSDAQAASELATLVNMYRVHEVLTPQQRIIFERQVKAMDCTMRSAGGGSSCRCMSE from the coding sequence ATGAACTACAAAAGATTGTCTATTTTGTTGGCAGGGGTCCTGGTGGCTTTATCGGCCATGCTGGCTGTCCGAGCATATGGGCCGCGTCCTATGTCCTCGATCGAGTCCTTGCGTGACATACGCTGGTTGAAGGAATCGTTGCAGTTAACTCCCGTGCAGGAGGCTGACATTCAGCGGATACATCAGGACTTGGCGAAAACTCTGTCAACTTGTTGTATGAAACATTGTCAGGCCCGTGACGCCTTTATGGAGTCATTATTTGCCGCAACCAATGGACTGGAACGTTCACAATCACTGATTGATGAAATGTCCGATGCACAGGCGGCGAGCGAATTGGCAACGCTGGTTAATATGTATCGTGTGCACGAAGTATTGACCCCTCAACAACGCATCATCTTTGAACGGCAAGTGAAGGCGATGGATTGCACAATGCGATCGGCGGGTGGCGGTTCTTCTTGCAGGTGTATGTCTGAGTGA
- a CDS encoding efflux RND transporter permease subunit, which yields MIKRIIEFSARNRMLVILLVAAAMAYAVYALRNINLDAIPDLSDTQVIVYTPWDRSPDILEDQVTYPIITALLGAPRVKAIRGFSDFGFSYVYVIFQDGTDIYWARSRVVEYLSKLQGTLPAGVTPQLGPDATGVGWVYQYALVDKSGTHSLADLRSFQDWTLRYALQSVPGVAEVAGIGGFQKQYQVTVDPARLQSYGVSLMDVASALKRSNNEVGGRLLEWSGREYMVRGRGYVKSPEDIEKAVVKAGTKGTPVLLRDVASVAMGPQIRRGVSDLNGNGDTVGGIVVMRHGENALNVIERVKTKLDELKPSLPKGVEVVTTYDRSSLIKKAIDNLKDDLVMEMIIVSLVILFFLWHIPSAMVPILTIPVSVLLCFIPLYLAGISSNIMSLSGLAISIGVLVDGAIVEVENAYKKLELWKRSGGKGDCHAIRLEALIEVAPSVFFSLLVVAVSFLPVFTLVDQEGKLFTPLAYTKTLAIAMAALLAITLDPAVRMLFTRMDEFKFRWKPLSGVLNALLVGRYVREEKHPVSRVLFALYERPCRWVLRHPKTVIALAVAIVVSTVPVYLKLGSEFMPPLDEGTILYMPTTMPGISVTEAQRLMETQDRLLRAFPEVVSVFGKAGRSDTSTDPAPFSMMETTVVLKPMAEWRAKPCWYSNFAPRWLRSLLGHIWPEHISREELIAEFDRALKIPGSVNAWTMPIKGRIDMLTTGVRTPVGIKVFGSNLAEIQRVGESIEGALQKVPGTRSIFAERASGGYFVDIVPKREALARYGLTVDDLHAVVMSAIGGETVSTTVEGRERYSINLRYPRDLRDNLDELQRVLVAARMGEVQVPLSEVADVALVNGPSMIRDENGMLAGYVYVDIAGRDIGGYVEEAKRVVGEKVSLPTGYSLVWSGQYENMLRVRERMKVVIPLTIGLIFILLYMNTKSAFKTLVVMLAVPFSVVGAVWLLYLLDYNVSVAVWVGMIALMGLDAETGVFMLLFLDLSYDEAKREGRLRNLTDLHEAIIHGAVKRIRPKLMTVAAATMGLMPIMWSIGTGSDLMKRVAAPMVGGLFTSFLMELLVYPAIYLLWKRRDTQS from the coding sequence ATGATCAAGCGTATCATTGAATTCAGTGCCCGCAACCGGATGCTGGTCATCTTGTTGGTGGCAGCCGCCATGGCCTATGCCGTGTATGCCCTCCGGAATATTAACTTGGATGCGATCCCCGATTTGAGCGATACGCAGGTGATTGTCTATACTCCGTGGGATCGCAGTCCTGACATTTTGGAAGATCAGGTAACCTATCCCATTATTACCGCCTTACTTGGGGCCCCGAGAGTGAAGGCCATCCGGGGCTTCAGCGATTTTGGGTTTTCCTATGTGTATGTCATCTTTCAGGATGGAACCGATATCTACTGGGCGCGGAGCCGTGTTGTGGAATATTTATCCAAACTGCAAGGCACGCTGCCCGCCGGGGTGACGCCTCAGTTGGGGCCGGATGCAACTGGCGTGGGGTGGGTCTATCAGTATGCCCTTGTCGATAAGAGCGGAACACATAGTTTGGCCGACTTACGCAGTTTTCAGGACTGGACGTTGCGTTATGCCCTGCAAAGCGTACCGGGTGTGGCTGAAGTAGCCGGGATTGGCGGGTTCCAAAAGCAGTACCAGGTGACGGTGGATCCGGCCCGGTTGCAGAGCTATGGAGTTTCGTTGATGGATGTTGCCAGTGCCCTGAAACGCAGTAATAACGAAGTTGGCGGCCGGTTATTGGAGTGGAGCGGCAGGGAGTACATGGTCCGTGGGCGTGGCTATGTAAAGTCCCCGGAAGATATTGAGAAGGCCGTGGTTAAGGCCGGGACTAAAGGCACGCCGGTACTGTTGCGGGATGTGGCCTCCGTCGCTATGGGCCCCCAGATTCGGCGCGGGGTTTCCGATTTAAACGGCAACGGCGATACGGTGGGTGGCATTGTGGTGATGCGGCACGGCGAAAATGCCCTGAATGTCATCGAGCGGGTTAAGACGAAGCTGGATGAACTCAAACCCTCGCTCCCCAAGGGCGTGGAAGTGGTGACGACCTATGACCGTTCCTCCCTGATCAAGAAGGCGATTGATAATCTCAAGGATGATCTGGTGATGGAGATGATCATCGTCAGCCTGGTCATTTTGTTTTTCCTCTGGCACATCCCTTCAGCTATGGTGCCCATTCTGACAATTCCGGTTTCAGTGCTTTTGTGTTTCATTCCCCTGTATCTCGCGGGGATCAGCTCAAACATCATGAGCCTTTCCGGTCTTGCCATTTCCATCGGGGTGCTGGTGGATGGTGCAATTGTGGAAGTTGAAAACGCTTACAAGAAACTGGAGCTTTGGAAGCGGTCCGGGGGCAAGGGAGACTGCCATGCGATTCGTCTGGAGGCACTTATTGAGGTTGCGCCTTCGGTATTTTTCTCATTACTGGTGGTGGCAGTTTCATTTTTGCCGGTGTTCACGCTGGTGGATCAGGAGGGGAAATTGTTCACTCCGCTAGCCTATACCAAGACGTTAGCTATCGCGATGGCGGCGCTATTGGCGATCACACTCGATCCCGCAGTACGGATGTTGTTTACCCGCATGGATGAGTTCAAATTCCGATGGAAGCCGTTATCGGGAGTGTTAAATGCTCTGCTGGTGGGGCGGTATGTGCGTGAAGAAAAGCATCCCGTCAGCCGGGTGTTATTTGCGCTTTATGAGCGGCCCTGCCGCTGGGTATTGCGTCATCCCAAGACAGTGATTGCGCTAGCTGTTGCTATTGTTGTGAGCACGGTACCGGTGTATCTCAAGCTGGGGAGTGAGTTCATGCCGCCTCTTGATGAAGGCACGATTCTCTATATGCCCACCACGATGCCGGGCATTTCGGTGACCGAAGCCCAACGCCTCATGGAAACTCAGGATCGACTGCTGCGGGCATTTCCGGAGGTGGTCTCTGTGTTCGGTAAGGCCGGTCGTTCAGACACCTCCACCGATCCCGCCCCGTTCTCGATGATGGAGACAACGGTGGTGCTGAAACCGATGGCCGAATGGCGTGCAAAACCTTGCTGGTATTCAAATTTTGCCCCTCGGTGGCTGCGCTCTTTGCTGGGTCATATCTGGCCTGAACATATCTCACGGGAGGAACTGATTGCCGAATTCGACCGCGCCCTCAAGATTCCCGGTTCGGTCAATGCGTGGACCATGCCGATCAAGGGCCGAATCGATATGCTCACCACCGGGGTCCGTACCCCGGTGGGCATCAAAGTGTTTGGCTCAAACCTGGCAGAAATCCAGCGTGTAGGAGAGTCGATAGAAGGTGCCTTACAGAAGGTTCCGGGAACCCGCAGTATATTTGCCGAACGCGCGTCTGGCGGGTATTTCGTGGATATTGTCCCCAAGCGGGAGGCGCTGGCTCGCTATGGACTGACGGTGGATGACCTGCATGCAGTGGTCATGTCCGCGATCGGTGGTGAAACGGTATCCACTACAGTTGAAGGCCGTGAGCGCTACAGTATCAACCTTCGCTACCCCCGCGATTTGCGTGATAACCTTGATGAACTGCAGCGAGTGCTGGTGGCGGCCCGGATGGGGGAGGTGCAAGTTCCGTTATCCGAGGTGGCTGATGTGGCGTTGGTGAACGGTCCATCCATGATCCGTGATGAGAATGGCATGCTGGCGGGCTACGTCTATGTGGATATTGCCGGGCGTGACATTGGTGGCTATGTGGAAGAGGCCAAGCGGGTGGTGGGTGAAAAGGTGTCGCTCCCGACGGGGTATTCGCTCGTCTGGAGCGGACAATACGAAAACATGTTGCGGGTGCGTGAGCGGATGAAGGTGGTGATCCCACTGACCATTGGGCTGATTTTTATATTGCTCTACATGAATACGAAATCCGCCTTCAAGACGTTGGTGGTGATGCTGGCGGTGCCGTTTTCAGTGGTCGGTGCGGTGTGGTTGCTATACCTGCTTGACTATAACGTCTCTGTGGCCGTCTGGGTGGGAATGATAGCCTTGATGGGACTGGATGCCGAGACGGGGGTCTTCATGCTGCTGTTTCTTGACTTGTCCTATGACGAGGCCAAGCGCGAAGGACGCTTGCGAAACCTGACAGATCTGCACGAAGCCATTATTCATGGTGCGGTCAAGCGTATCCGGCCCAAGTTGATGACCGTCGCCGCCGCTACCATGGGCTTGATGCCGATTATGTGGTCCATAGGGACAGGCTCAGATCTCATGAAGCGGGTCGCCGCCCCCATGGTCGGTGGCCTTTTTACCTCATTCCTGATGGAACTTCTGGTTTACCCGGCCATTTATCTGCTTTGGAAACGGCGTGACACTCAGTCATGA